From one Amycolatopsis sp. FDAARGOS 1241 genomic stretch:
- a CDS encoding dienelactone hydrolase family protein, protein MASKPKQLLAELSHPGPHEVLRGNLALVGLPGVVFTPRRGLGLPAVAFGHGWLQPAARYRHLLHHLASWGIVAAAPATQGGPFPSHRLLAGDLLTTLDVVTTVRLGPDGISVDPEKLGLAGHSTGGGSAVLAAAQAAASDDTARPRVRAVATITAAQTFPSASAAAQLITAPGLHLAAEEDLVAPAVAHAEAIASAWAGPVQLRTLGKSSHLAVTEGRHWSQLLLQGKPQRRTQQLTRALFTAFFLTHLTGTDKYLPLLDADVKRAPIELTDEPAA, encoded by the coding sequence ATGGCCAGCAAGCCCAAGCAACTGCTCGCGGAGCTGTCACACCCGGGGCCCCACGAGGTCCTGCGCGGCAACCTCGCCCTGGTCGGGCTGCCGGGGGTCGTGTTCACGCCCCGGCGCGGGCTGGGGCTGCCGGCGGTCGCGTTCGGGCACGGGTGGTTGCAGCCGGCCGCGCGGTACCGGCACCTGCTGCACCACCTGGCGAGCTGGGGCATCGTCGCGGCGGCGCCGGCGACCCAAGGCGGGCCGTTCCCGTCGCACCGGCTGCTGGCCGGCGATCTGCTGACGACCCTCGACGTCGTCACGACGGTCCGCCTCGGCCCCGACGGCATCAGCGTCGACCCCGAAAAGCTCGGCCTCGCCGGCCACTCCACCGGTGGCGGCTCCGCCGTGCTCGCGGCCGCCCAGGCCGCCGCGAGCGACGACACCGCGCGTCCGCGCGTCCGCGCCGTCGCGACGATCACCGCGGCCCAGACATTCCCCTCGGCCTCCGCGGCCGCGCAGCTCATCACCGCCCCCGGTCTGCACCTCGCCGCGGAGGAAGACCTGGTCGCCCCGGCCGTCGCCCACGCCGAGGCCATCGCGTCGGCTTGGGCGGGGCCCGTGCAGCTGCGCACGCTGGGCAAGTCGTCGCACCTCGCCGTCACCGAGGGGCGGCACTGGAGCCAGCTCCTCCTGCAGGGCAAGCCGCAGCGCCGCACGCAGCAGCTCACACGCGCGCTGTTCACGGCGTTCTTCCTGACCCACCTGACGGGCACGGACAAGTACCTGCCGCTGCTCGACGCGGACGTCAAGCGGGCGCCGATCGAGCTGACGGACGAGCCGGCGGCCTAG
- a CDS encoding NAD(P)H-hydrate dehydratase, which yields MQGIWTTERIREAEGKLFAVTPEGELMRRASFGLATHVAELLAERTGGVAGRRVVLLVGSGDNGGDALWAGAFLRRRGVAVTAVLLKPEKAHAKGLAALKRSGGRTASVEDGPQWIAKADVVVDGIVGISGTGALRPGAAALVDHVRAPIVAVDLPSGVDPDTGAADGPHVTATLTVTFGAPKPVHALAPQQCGEIVLVDIGLRPELGDPDLLRLEPADLGELWPVPGPDDDKYTQGVVGIAAGSATYPGAAVLASGSAVHATAGMVRYAGPAADVVRARWPEIVATGSVTDAGRVQAWVVGPGIGTGSDGRDVLRHILGQGVPVCADADATTIIAQHPDVLDARDPETPLVLTPHAGEYERLMGSRPGADRVKAARTAASKYDAVVLLKGHCTVIAAPDGRVAVNTPRGSWLATAGSGDVLTGLIGSLLAAGLDPWLAAAAGAQLHSLAGSLAAEGVPTSASGLVDAIPEAIRAVRAAALG from the coding sequence GTGCAGGGAATCTGGACCACGGAACGGATTCGCGAGGCGGAGGGCAAGCTGTTCGCCGTCACGCCCGAAGGCGAGCTGATGCGCCGGGCGTCGTTCGGCCTGGCCACGCACGTCGCGGAGCTGCTGGCCGAACGCACCGGCGGCGTCGCCGGCCGGCGGGTGGTCCTGCTCGTCGGCTCGGGCGACAACGGCGGCGACGCGCTGTGGGCGGGCGCCTTCCTGCGCCGGCGCGGCGTGGCCGTCACCGCCGTGTTGCTGAAGCCGGAGAAGGCACACGCCAAGGGATTGGCTGCGCTCAAACGATCCGGTGGCCGCACCGCGTCCGTCGAGGACGGTCCACAGTGGATCGCCAAGGCCGACGTGGTGGTCGACGGCATCGTCGGCATCTCCGGCACGGGAGCGCTGCGGCCCGGCGCGGCCGCCCTCGTCGACCACGTGCGGGCGCCGATCGTCGCCGTCGACCTGCCCAGCGGCGTCGACCCGGACACGGGCGCGGCCGACGGCCCGCACGTGACAGCCACGCTCACCGTCACCTTCGGCGCGCCCAAGCCCGTCCACGCGCTGGCCCCGCAGCAGTGCGGTGAGATCGTGCTCGTCGACATCGGCCTGCGGCCCGAGCTCGGCGACCCCGACCTGCTCCGCCTCGAACCGGCCGACCTCGGTGAGCTCTGGCCCGTCCCCGGCCCCGACGACGACAAGTACACGCAGGGCGTGGTCGGCATCGCCGCCGGTTCCGCGACGTACCCGGGCGCAGCCGTGCTCGCGTCGGGTTCCGCGGTCCACGCCACCGCCGGCATGGTCCGCTACGCCGGCCCCGCGGCTGACGTCGTGCGGGCGCGCTGGCCCGAGATCGTCGCGACGGGTTCGGTCACCGACGCCGGTCGCGTGCAGGCCTGGGTCGTCGGCCCGGGCATCGGCACCGGCTCCGACGGTCGCGACGTGCTGCGCCACATCCTCGGCCAGGGCGTGCCCGTCTGCGCCGACGCCGACGCCACCACGATCATCGCCCAGCACCCCGACGTCCTCGACGCGCGCGACCCCGAGACCCCGCTGGTCCTCACGCCCCACGCCGGCGAGTACGAACGCCTGATGGGCAGCCGCCCCGGCGCCGACCGCGTGAAGGCGGCCCGCACCGCCGCCTCGAAGTACGACGCCGTCGTGCTGCTCAAGGGCCACTGCACCGTCATCGCCGCACCCGACGGGCGCGTCGCCGTCAACACTCCCCGCGGCTCGTGGCTCGCGACGGCCGGTTCCGGCGACGTCCTCACCGGCCTGATCGGGTCGCTGCTGGCCGCCGGGCTCGACCCGTGGCTCGCGGCCGCCGCGGGCGCGCAGCTGCACTCGCTCGCGGGATCACTGGCGGCCGAAGGCGTGCCGACATCCGCGTCCGGCCTGGTCGACGCCATTCCGGAGGCGATCAGGGCCGTCCGCGCCGCCGCGCTCGGCTAG
- a CDS encoding class I SAM-dependent methyltransferase, with amino-acid sequence MPDAIFTDPRLAAVYDAFDGPRDDLAAYLGIADELRAERVVDLGCGTGSLALLLAASGRTVVGADPAEASLEVAKARAGADRVRWLHGDATTLPDLAADLAVMTGNVAQVFLTDGDWARTLDGLRAALRPGGHLVFETRRPERRAWVDWAAAAPVVLDVPGTGLVEQRLEVTGVHLPLVTFHFTYRFLSDGSVVTSESTLRFRERAEVEKDLLTHGFRVRDVREAPDRPGKEYVFVAERAR; translated from the coding sequence ATGCCCGACGCGATCTTCACCGACCCCCGCCTGGCCGCCGTCTACGACGCGTTCGACGGTCCTCGTGACGACCTGGCCGCCTACCTCGGGATCGCCGATGAACTGCGCGCCGAGCGGGTGGTCGACCTCGGCTGCGGCACCGGCAGCCTCGCGCTGCTGCTCGCCGCGAGCGGCCGCACCGTGGTGGGCGCCGACCCGGCCGAGGCGTCGCTCGAGGTCGCGAAGGCCAGGGCCGGCGCCGACCGGGTGCGGTGGCTGCACGGCGATGCGACGACCCTCCCGGACCTCGCGGCCGACCTCGCGGTGATGACCGGGAACGTCGCGCAGGTGTTCCTCACGGACGGCGACTGGGCCCGCACCCTCGACGGCCTCCGGGCCGCGCTGCGCCCGGGCGGCCACCTCGTGTTCGAGACCCGCCGTCCCGAGCGCCGCGCGTGGGTCGACTGGGCGGCCGCCGCTCCGGTCGTCCTCGACGTGCCGGGCACCGGGCTGGTCGAGCAGCGGCTGGAGGTCACCGGGGTGCACCTGCCGCTCGTCACCTTCCACTTCACCTACCGGTTCCTGTCCGACGGTTCGGTGGTCACTTCGGAGTCGACCCTGCGGTTCCGCGAGCGCGCCGAAGTCGAGAAGGACCTGCTCACCCACGGCTTCCGCGTGCGGGACGTACGCGAAGCGCCCGACCGGCCGGGGAAGGAGTACGTGTTCGTCGCCGAGCGGGCGCGCTAG
- a CDS encoding DeoR/GlpR family DNA-binding transcription regulator: MPKTRPSDAAVEQRRQDILDHVIERGEVRIDDLTARFGVSLMTMHRDLDDLAERRLLRKLRGKVEAYPALTMETASRFTLHSAEKVALAEAAVKHVEPGQTVFVDDSTTLFPLVERLAEIPGLTVITNSLRAARLLGTGVDVVVAGGRYDAEYDSCSGPDVLALLDRTRADVAFVSVSAVAVGRLFHPVRDYAELKKAVLRAANRNVLVLDHSKFGRTATYAHGDVGDYDLLITSEATPTEEIEAALNAGTAVETVEHVEEGQPYDS, translated from the coding sequence GTGCCTAAGACCCGGCCGTCGGACGCGGCGGTCGAGCAGCGGCGGCAGGACATCCTCGACCACGTCATCGAGCGCGGCGAGGTGCGCATCGACGACCTCACCGCCCGCTTCGGCGTGAGCCTCATGACGATGCACCGCGATCTCGACGACCTGGCCGAGCGCCGGCTCCTGCGCAAGCTGCGCGGCAAGGTCGAGGCCTACCCGGCGCTGACGATGGAGACGGCCAGCCGGTTCACGCTCCACTCCGCGGAGAAGGTCGCGCTCGCCGAGGCGGCCGTCAAGCACGTCGAACCCGGCCAGACGGTGTTCGTCGACGACTCCACCACGCTGTTCCCACTGGTCGAGCGGCTCGCGGAGATCCCGGGACTCACCGTCATCACCAACTCCCTGCGCGCCGCCCGGCTCCTGGGCACCGGTGTCGATGTCGTGGTCGCCGGTGGTCGCTACGACGCCGAGTACGACTCCTGCTCCGGCCCGGACGTGCTGGCGCTGCTCGACCGGACCCGCGCCGACGTCGCGTTCGTGTCCGTGAGCGCCGTCGCGGTCGGCCGGCTGTTCCACCCCGTGCGGGACTACGCCGAGCTCAAGAAGGCTGTGCTGCGCGCGGCGAACCGCAACGTGCTCGTGCTCGACCACTCGAAGTTCGGCCGCACCGCGACCTACGCGCACGGCGACGTCGGCGACTACGACCTGCTGATCACCAGCGAGGCCACCCCCACCGAGGAGATCGAGGCCGCGCTCAACGCCGGCACGGCCGTGGAGACCGTGGAACACGTCGAGGAGGGGCAGCCGTATGACAGCTGA
- the glmS gene encoding glutamine--fructose-6-phosphate transaminase (isomerizing), with the protein MCGIVGYVGHRPALDVVLGGLRRMEYRGYDSAGVAVLDGAGALNVERKAGRLANLEAQLDAVGRDAFAGTAGMGHTRWATHGAPVDRNSHPHRDATGRVAVVHNGIIENFAALRAELEADGVEMASDTDTETAAHLVARAYTSGETQGDLPASVAAVCRRLEGAFTLVVTHADQPDTIVAARRSSPLVVGVGEGETFVASDVAAFIEHTREAVELGQDQLVVITRDGYEVTDFHGDAAQAKPFTVDWDLSAAEKGGHEYFMLKEIDEQPEALANTLRGHFEAGRIILDEQRISDQDLRDVDKVFVVACGSAYHSGLVAKYAIEHWCRLPVEVELASEFRYRDPVLDRDTLVVAVSQSGETADTLEAVRHAREQKARVLAVCNTNGAQIPRESDAVLYTHAGPEIGVASTKAFLAQIAANYLVGLALAQARGTKYPDEVAREFAELEAMPAAVQKVLSTVDQTRDVARRIADSRAVLFLGRHVGFPVALEGALKLKELAYMHAEGFAAGELKHGPIALIEEGLPVVVVMPSPKGRAVLHSKLVSNISEIQARGARTIVIAEEGDETVRPFADELIEIPAVPTLLQPLVSTVPLQVLAAEIARSRGYDVDKPRNLAKSVTVE; encoded by the coding sequence GTGTGTGGAATCGTGGGATATGTCGGACACCGGCCGGCTCTGGACGTGGTCCTGGGTGGGCTCCGGCGGATGGAGTACCGCGGCTACGACTCGGCCGGGGTGGCGGTGCTGGACGGCGCCGGTGCCCTGAACGTCGAGCGCAAGGCCGGGCGCCTCGCCAACCTGGAGGCGCAGCTCGACGCAGTGGGCAGGGACGCGTTCGCCGGCACGGCGGGCATGGGCCACACCCGCTGGGCGACGCACGGCGCGCCCGTGGACCGCAACTCGCACCCGCACCGGGACGCCACCGGCCGGGTCGCGGTGGTGCACAACGGGATCATCGAGAATTTCGCCGCGCTGCGCGCCGAGCTGGAAGCCGACGGCGTGGAGATGGCGAGCGACACCGACACGGAGACCGCGGCGCACCTCGTGGCCCGCGCGTACACCAGCGGTGAGACCCAGGGCGACCTGCCCGCCAGCGTCGCGGCCGTGTGCCGGCGGCTGGAGGGCGCGTTCACGCTCGTGGTGACGCACGCCGACCAGCCCGACACGATCGTGGCCGCGCGCCGGTCGTCGCCGCTGGTGGTGGGCGTGGGCGAGGGTGAGACGTTCGTCGCGTCCGACGTGGCGGCGTTCATCGAGCACACGCGCGAGGCCGTCGAGCTGGGGCAGGACCAGCTGGTGGTCATCACCCGCGACGGCTACGAGGTCACCGACTTCCACGGCGACGCCGCGCAGGCCAAGCCGTTCACCGTCGACTGGGACCTGTCGGCCGCCGAGAAGGGCGGCCACGAGTACTTCATGCTCAAGGAGATCGACGAGCAGCCCGAGGCGCTGGCCAACACGCTGCGCGGCCACTTCGAGGCCGGCCGGATCATCCTCGACGAGCAGCGCATCTCCGACCAGGACCTGCGCGACGTCGACAAGGTCTTCGTCGTCGCCTGCGGGTCGGCGTACCACTCGGGCCTGGTCGCCAAGTACGCGATCGAGCACTGGTGCCGCCTGCCGGTGGAGGTCGAGCTGGCGTCGGAGTTCCGCTACCGCGACCCGGTGCTCGACCGCGACACGCTCGTCGTCGCCGTCTCGCAGTCCGGCGAGACCGCCGACACCCTGGAAGCCGTCCGCCACGCGCGCGAGCAGAAGGCCCGCGTCCTGGCCGTCTGCAACACCAACGGCGCCCAGATCCCCCGCGAGTCCGACGCCGTGCTGTACACGCACGCCGGCCCGGAGATCGGCGTCGCGTCGACGAAGGCGTTCCTCGCGCAGATCGCCGCCAACTACCTCGTGGGCCTCGCGCTCGCGCAGGCTCGGGGCACCAAGTACCCCGACGAGGTCGCCCGCGAGTTCGCGGAGCTCGAGGCCATGCCGGCCGCCGTGCAGAAGGTGCTGTCCACTGTGGACCAGACGCGCGACGTCGCGCGCCGCATCGCCGATTCGCGCGCCGTGCTGTTCCTCGGTCGCCACGTCGGGTTCCCGGTGGCGCTCGAAGGCGCATTGAAGCTCAAGGAACTCGCGTACATGCACGCCGAGGGCTTCGCCGCCGGCGAGCTGAAGCACGGGCCGATCGCGCTGATCGAAGAGGGCCTGCCGGTCGTCGTCGTGATGCCCTCGCCGAAGGGCCGCGCGGTGCTGCACTCGAAGCTGGTGTCCAACATCAGCGAGATCCAGGCCCGCGGCGCCCGCACGATCGTGATCGCCGAGGAGGGTGACGAGACCGTGCGCCCGTTCGCCGACGAGCTGATCGAGATCCCGGCCGTGCCGACGCTGCTGCAACCGCTGGTGTCCACCGTGCCGCTGCAGGTGCTGGCCGCCGAGATCGCCCGCTCCCGCGGGTACGACGTCGACAAGCCGCGTAACCTGGCGAAGTCCGTCACCGTCGAGTAA
- a CDS encoding transposase, producing MRTGKAGRLYSDARAMVEGSVCRYQCGIAWPDVPELFGPWPTIWTWHRGRARTRPTASEATRPTPHERSAGTCAPAAHRRDPRTCRSGWAPHTPRLARRRPPGFDRAPRSSSTP from the coding sequence GTGCGTACCGGTAAGGCGGGGCGTCTGTATTCGGATGCGCGGGCGATGGTGGAAGGGAGCGTCTGCCGCTATCAGTGCGGGATCGCGTGGCCGGATGTGCCGGAGTTGTTCGGTCCGTGGCCGACGATCTGGACCTGGCACCGTGGTCGGGCCCGCACCCGGCCGACTGCGTCCGAGGCGACAAGGCCTACTCCTCACGAGCGATCGGCAGGCACCTGCGCGCCCGCGGCACACCGCCGTGATCCCCGCACCTGCCGATCAGGTTGGGCACCGCACACGCCGAGGCTCGCGCGCCGTCGCCCACCCGGGTTCGATCGCGCTCCGCGGTCGTCCTCCACGCCGTGA